From one Chlamydiifrater phoenicopteri genomic stretch:
- a CDS encoding 5'-methylthioadenosine nucleosidase codes for MRYLFFTLALFFLQKSSCLATSEQHIRHPQFQSHHSSLTKTSIQRIGIIFALPDNSLLQTPLPEQFPWLANIKQTQEGSRSYFHGVYLGKQIIISSLWPTKVGAAITTSNMILQQKVDMVLVIGSCYSRDPRNHLFDLLLPKGYIHHDTDLRPMLNKFETPENQLSIFQTSPELFQAISRGSRRFLNLERRNIENLLKKYGFIQQYTEGLHSVKEGVIATGEPFSLSRKYFLSLQRDLPEIAGFDNSGCAIAQVCHEYGIPCMGLNIVEPHPMEAPNQESWGKLLREIRKMYTKELVELLLEEIVL; via the coding sequence ATGAGATACCTTTTCTTCACCTTAGCTTTATTCTTTCTACAAAAATCTTCCTGTCTAGCGACCTCTGAACAGCATATCCGTCATCCACAATTTCAATCTCATCACTCGTCCTTAACTAAAACTTCCATACAACGAATAGGAATTATTTTTGCTCTTCCCGACAACAGCCTTCTTCAAACTCCTTTGCCAGAACAATTCCCATGGCTAGCAAACATAAAACAAACCCAGGAGGGGAGTAGAAGCTACTTCCATGGCGTATACTTGGGAAAACAAATTATCATTAGCTCCCTTTGGCCGACCAAGGTAGGGGCTGCCATTACTACCTCCAATATGATTTTACAACAAAAAGTAGACATGGTCCTAGTCATCGGCTCCTGCTATTCGAGAGACCCTCGAAATCACCTTTTCGATCTTTTACTCCCCAAAGGTTATATCCACCACGACACCGATTTACGCCCTATGTTGAACAAGTTTGAAACACCGGAAAATCAACTATCCATATTTCAAACCTCTCCAGAACTTTTCCAAGCTATCAGTCGAGGAAGTAGAAGATTTCTTAATCTAGAAAGAAGAAATATTGAAAACCTTCTTAAAAAATATGGATTCATTCAACAATATACCGAAGGATTACACTCTGTAAAAGAGGGGGTTATAGCCACAGGAGAACCTTTTTCTCTCTCTAGAAAATATTTTCTATCCCTACAGAGAGATTTACCAGAAATTGCGGGTTTTGATAACTCGGGATGTGCTATAGCTCAGGTATGTCATGAATACGGGATCCCATGTATGGGACTTAACATTGTTGAACCACACCCCATGGAAGCTCCTAACCAAGAATCCTGGGGTAAACTACTTAGAGAAATCAGAAAAATGTATACCAAAGAGTTGGTGGAGCTCCTCCTTGAGGAAATCGTCTTATAA